Proteins from a genomic interval of Mustela lutreola isolate mMusLut2 chromosome 4, mMusLut2.pri, whole genome shotgun sequence:
- the ACADSB gene encoding short/branched chain specific acyl-CoA dehydrogenase, mitochondrial isoform X2 — MERAAARLLRGSALLRRNFPTCLSSWKTPPHVLKSSQSEALLSTINPGLFCAPLQMFTDEEMMIKDAVKKFAQERVAPLVSTMDENSKMDISIIQGLFQQGLMGIEVETKYGGTGASFFSSILAIEELAKVDASVALVCDIQNTVINNLIRKYGTEEQKATYLTKLVTEQVGSICLSEAGAGSDLFALKTRADKKGNYYVINGSKMWISNSEYAGIFLVMANVNPDLGYKGITCFLVDRDTEGLHIGKAENKMGIRASSTCPLTFENVKMLGLAQGCFDYTIPYMKERMQFGKRIFDFQGLQHQVAHVATQLEAARLLTYNTARLLEAGKPFIKEASMAKYYASEVAGLTTSKCIEWMGGVGYTKDYPVEKYFRDAKVGTIYEGASNIQLNTIAKHIGAEY; from the exons CTAAGAAGAAACTTCCCAACTTGCCTGTCTTCTTGGAAAACTCCACCCCATGTCCTAAAGTCTTCCCAGTCAGAAGCTCTCCTCAGTACAATAAACCCTGGGCTGTTCTGTGCTCCGCTGCAgatgtttacagatgaggagatgaTGATAAAGGATGCTG tTAAAAAATTTGCCCAGGAACGGGTTGCTCCTCTGGTTTCAACCATGGATGAGAATTCAAAAATGGACATATCGATAATACAAGGACTGTTTCAACAAGGG ttgaTGGGTATTGAAGTTGAAACAAAATATGGAGGAACAGgagcttcctttttttcctctatccTAGCGATAGAGGAATTAGCCAAAGTTGATGCATCTGTGGCCTTGGTATGTGACATCCAGAACACAGTAATTAACAATCTGATTAGAAAATATGGAACAGAAGAACAAAAGGCTACCTATTTGACCAAGCTTGTGACAGAACAA GTTGGAAGTATCTGTCTTTCAGAGGCTGGAGCCGGTAGTGATTTATTTGCTTTGAAGACCAGAGCTGATAAAAAGGGAAACTATTACGTCATCAATGGATCAAAGATGTGGATCAGCAATTCCGAATACGCAGGCATCTTCCTGGTGATGGCAAACGTCAACCCTGACCTT GGATATAAAGGAATTACCTGCTTCTTAGTAGATCGGGACACTGAAGGCCTTCACATAgggaaagcagaaaacaaaatgggGATTAGAGCTTCTTCCACGTGCCCATTAACATTTGAAAACGTCAAG ATGCTGGGACTGGCCCAAGGGTGCTTTGACTACACTATTCCCTACATGAAAGAAAGGATGCAGTTTGGCAAAAGGATATTTGATTTTCAG GGGCTCCAACACCAAGTGGCTCACGTTGCCACTCAGCTGGAAGCTGCGAGATTGCTGACGTACAACACTGCCAGGCTTTTAGAAGCTGGAAAGCCGTTCATAAAAGAAGCATCGATGGCGAAATACTATGCATCAGAG GTGGCGGGCCTCACAACCAGTAAGTGTATTGAGTGGATGGGAGGAGTCGGCTACACCAAAGATTACCCTGTGGAAAAATACTTCCGAGATGCGAAAGTCG GCACAATATATGAAGGAGCTTCAAATATCCAGCTGAACACCATCGCAAAGCACATCGGCGCAGAATACTGA
- the ACADSB gene encoding short/branched chain specific acyl-CoA dehydrogenase, mitochondrial isoform X1 has protein sequence MERAAARLLRGSALLRRNFPTCLSSWKTPPHVLKSSQSEALLSTINPGLFCAPLQMFTDEEMMIKDAVKKFAQERVAPLVSTMDENSKMDISIIQGLFQQGLMGIEVETKYGGTGASFFSSILAIEELAKVDASVALVCDIQNTVINNLIRKYGTEEQKATYLTKLVTEQVGSICLSEAGAGSDLFALKTRADKKGNYYVINGSKMWISNSEYAGIFLVMANVNPDLGYKGITCFLVDRDTEGLHIGKAENKMGIRASSTCPLTFENVKVPEANILGQIGQGYKYAIGSLNEGRIGIAAQMLGLAQGCFDYTIPYMKERMQFGKRIFDFQGLQHQVAHVATQLEAARLLTYNTARLLEAGKPFIKEASMAKYYASEVAGLTTSKCIEWMGGVGYTKDYPVEKYFRDAKVGTIYEGASNIQLNTIAKHIGAEY, from the exons CTAAGAAGAAACTTCCCAACTTGCCTGTCTTCTTGGAAAACTCCACCCCATGTCCTAAAGTCTTCCCAGTCAGAAGCTCTCCTCAGTACAATAAACCCTGGGCTGTTCTGTGCTCCGCTGCAgatgtttacagatgaggagatgaTGATAAAGGATGCTG tTAAAAAATTTGCCCAGGAACGGGTTGCTCCTCTGGTTTCAACCATGGATGAGAATTCAAAAATGGACATATCGATAATACAAGGACTGTTTCAACAAGGG ttgaTGGGTATTGAAGTTGAAACAAAATATGGAGGAACAGgagcttcctttttttcctctatccTAGCGATAGAGGAATTAGCCAAAGTTGATGCATCTGTGGCCTTGGTATGTGACATCCAGAACACAGTAATTAACAATCTGATTAGAAAATATGGAACAGAAGAACAAAAGGCTACCTATTTGACCAAGCTTGTGACAGAACAA GTTGGAAGTATCTGTCTTTCAGAGGCTGGAGCCGGTAGTGATTTATTTGCTTTGAAGACCAGAGCTGATAAAAAGGGAAACTATTACGTCATCAATGGATCAAAGATGTGGATCAGCAATTCCGAATACGCAGGCATCTTCCTGGTGATGGCAAACGTCAACCCTGACCTT GGATATAAAGGAATTACCTGCTTCTTAGTAGATCGGGACACTGAAGGCCTTCACATAgggaaagcagaaaacaaaatgggGATTAGAGCTTCTTCCACGTGCCCATTAACATTTGAAAACGTCAAG GTTCCAGAAGCCAATATCCTGGGACAAATTGGACAGGGCTATAAGTATGCCATAGGGAGTCTTAATGAAGGCAGAATAGGAATTGCTGCACAG ATGCTGGGACTGGCCCAAGGGTGCTTTGACTACACTATTCCCTACATGAAAGAAAGGATGCAGTTTGGCAAAAGGATATTTGATTTTCAG GGGCTCCAACACCAAGTGGCTCACGTTGCCACTCAGCTGGAAGCTGCGAGATTGCTGACGTACAACACTGCCAGGCTTTTAGAAGCTGGAAAGCCGTTCATAAAAGAAGCATCGATGGCGAAATACTATGCATCAGAG GTGGCGGGCCTCACAACCAGTAAGTGTATTGAGTGGATGGGAGGAGTCGGCTACACCAAAGATTACCCTGTGGAAAAATACTTCCGAGATGCGAAAGTCG GCACAATATATGAAGGAGCTTCAAATATCCAGCTGAACACCATCGCAAAGCACATCGGCGCAGAATACTGA
- the ACADSB gene encoding short/branched chain specific acyl-CoA dehydrogenase, mitochondrial isoform X3: MERAAARLLRGSALLMGIEVETKYGGTGASFFSSILAIEELAKVDASVALVCDIQNTVINNLIRKYGTEEQKATYLTKLVTEQVGSICLSEAGAGSDLFALKTRADKKGNYYVINGSKMWISNSEYAGIFLVMANVNPDLGYKGITCFLVDRDTEGLHIGKAENKMGIRASSTCPLTFENVKVPEANILGQIGQGYKYAIGSLNEGRIGIAAQMLGLAQGCFDYTIPYMKERMQFGKRIFDFQGLQHQVAHVATQLEAARLLTYNTARLLEAGKPFIKEASMAKYYASEVAGLTTSKCIEWMGGVGYTKDYPVEKYFRDAKVGTIYEGASNIQLNTIAKHIGAEY, encoded by the exons ttgaTGGGTATTGAAGTTGAAACAAAATATGGAGGAACAGgagcttcctttttttcctctatccTAGCGATAGAGGAATTAGCCAAAGTTGATGCATCTGTGGCCTTGGTATGTGACATCCAGAACACAGTAATTAACAATCTGATTAGAAAATATGGAACAGAAGAACAAAAGGCTACCTATTTGACCAAGCTTGTGACAGAACAA GTTGGAAGTATCTGTCTTTCAGAGGCTGGAGCCGGTAGTGATTTATTTGCTTTGAAGACCAGAGCTGATAAAAAGGGAAACTATTACGTCATCAATGGATCAAAGATGTGGATCAGCAATTCCGAATACGCAGGCATCTTCCTGGTGATGGCAAACGTCAACCCTGACCTT GGATATAAAGGAATTACCTGCTTCTTAGTAGATCGGGACACTGAAGGCCTTCACATAgggaaagcagaaaacaaaatgggGATTAGAGCTTCTTCCACGTGCCCATTAACATTTGAAAACGTCAAG GTTCCAGAAGCCAATATCCTGGGACAAATTGGACAGGGCTATAAGTATGCCATAGGGAGTCTTAATGAAGGCAGAATAGGAATTGCTGCACAG ATGCTGGGACTGGCCCAAGGGTGCTTTGACTACACTATTCCCTACATGAAAGAAAGGATGCAGTTTGGCAAAAGGATATTTGATTTTCAG GGGCTCCAACACCAAGTGGCTCACGTTGCCACTCAGCTGGAAGCTGCGAGATTGCTGACGTACAACACTGCCAGGCTTTTAGAAGCTGGAAAGCCGTTCATAAAAGAAGCATCGATGGCGAAATACTATGCATCAGAG GTGGCGGGCCTCACAACCAGTAAGTGTATTGAGTGGATGGGAGGAGTCGGCTACACCAAAGATTACCCTGTGGAAAAATACTTCCGAGATGCGAAAGTCG GCACAATATATGAAGGAGCTTCAAATATCCAGCTGAACACCATCGCAAAGCACATCGGCGCAGAATACTGA